TCGTCTGCGAAATATAGCCGTTTAAAATTGGTCAATCTTGAAGCATCTGAtcgctcacaatcagtgtgAGAGTGTTTTCGATTTGTCTGCGAATGATCTCAGTTTgtcataaaatttcattttaaggTAAGACCatcttttaaattattttaataaacaatatatggggttatattttatacacagaGATAGATCTTGCCTGAATTCATTTTATTGCTGACATTTAGAATCAGGTTTCAATGTCGATGAAATTCCGTTAACCTGTTTATGATACTTCTATCAACACTGTGGATCTTCTAGTCTTTCGAAGGTGAAGCTGGAAATATTGCAAGATCTGATGCAAGGTAACTGCCGACTATAGAAAGTGGAGATAACGCTTGTCTTTCTTGATTCGTTGCTAATGTGATATTCGGTAACCCGGCAAGCCGTTGTGCGGAACGAAAATGGCATAACAGCAAGAtgagcgagaaaaaaaacatgacgAAAAACGATTTAAACTCACAGTATCGATGTAATAACATTTGCAGCTATTGCACGCGTTATCGCAACCTATTTAAATAATCAGTGTAAAACCACGTTTGATAAGTATTCCATTCTCTGATACACTTGGATTTCCCAAGTAGAATAGTCGTCAGAAGTCTAACGAGGTCGTTCAACTTACAGAATCACAATGACTTGTCGAAAAGTGATTCGtattcattaatattataattattctaaCGTCACATATCTGTTCGGGAAATGAGGCAATACCTACTTATGGGCTTAAATTCGAAGATCATATCGATGTATCTCAAAGATCGAACATCAAGAAATGTTGGCAATGAAAACGCGGTACCTACATCGTAGCTACGTAAGGTTAGGAATCAGCGTGAACAATAGCTCGATAATTGTTTTATAATCGTTTATCGATTTGCATCTCACATTTTGCAGGCTACATGTAACAAtgtaatttattccagctcatAGGTTATTATTCCAACAGTATTACGTTTTGCACAACGAACAAGTCAGCATGTAGGTTTGCGATTTCACTCACGCgcaagtacaaaaaaaataggtATTACACGATTCGTTTCGCAAGTTTTTTTGGTTACAGGTAATTAGAGAACAGCAAAAGTTCCGTCAGATTGTTCATGGTCGTTGAACATTGTTccaaatcatttttaaaatcggACGTACCTACGTTTTCGTTTTAACGAGCACCGATGAATTCCATTGATCAAGAAAAGTTGCGTAACTCCGTAACACCACAAGACACATGCATATTGTACCTGACAAAAGAGTGATCAGAAAACTGTTCGAATGATCATTACGCGATCTGTTCGATTCCTACAGGTTAGgttaaaaattatgtttttttcgtGGAAATATTTCGACGAACATCGCCATTGGAACGATTTCTAATCCAATAGTCTAGTCGATAAAATCATCCAATCACCGCTGCATGTGGAAGCCACGAGATGCCTCAGCTACGAGTCGAACACGGCAATGACAAGCAACGAAGCGTCTAAGAGTCTGATTTGCGAATATAGAAGGACGAACGAATGTCCTCGGTTGTTGTGCTAATACGTGTCCTTGTCGCAAATCTGATAACCGTGGGAACGGCCGAGTGTGGCGGTACGAAAATCAAGTTATGGTAAAAAGCTCGCGGCagttgtgaataaaaattaatcttaattcaattttatcacacCTTTACGCTTGTCTTATTCCCGGCCTTACATTATATTTCAGGCTATTACTGACGCCGCGTGATATTTCggcaaaattttgtcaaaggATAGGCAAATAGTATCAGCAGACGAAAGGTTGCATAGATCAAGAGATCCCCCCTCCCCTATTACCACGGTAGATATTGATGTACCTGAACCTGGACTTTCACCCCGAAAGATTAACCTTAATCATTTTATAAACATATGTCAAGCTGGATCAGTCaagattaattttgaataattaaaatctaCTATTATCGTCAATCTTGTGCCTGACCGTATTTATTCTCGAGTCTCACTCTGATACATATTAAATGAGAGTAAGAAATCAGTTTTGCATAGAATTTTTAGAAGCAAGAATAGGATACCAAACTTTGAGTTAAACGAGAGTTTCACtctaaatgaaactacaaacacgagtTCAAGAAAATACCTGacgtgatgaaattttttgaccaTTACTTCCGGTTTCAGTGCgcaaaaatctataaaaaacagtataaaaaaatctgtgcagTTTTTTTCTAGCAGGCCTGCGCAATGGCAATACTGGCCCTAATACCGAAATCAACATTGTCAAAGATGATGGTCGAATAAGAGAGAAATGCTGACATTTAGGAAAAATCTCGATGACGCAACGTTCCAAGATATGTAACAAAAAATGCTTTACTAAATCGAACGCGAAAGTGTCGagataattttcatcaaactttGCGGCGAATAAtttgttacgtgggggtgagacGGTGATAGTTGTTTAAACGTTTGAGgctaaattataataatgatatagGATAGGCGATCgtttaaaataaatggttAAAAATGCATTAATCTGGCAAGAGTTAATATACATTCTTCAAACGAGTTggttatgaaaaatgaatgataacaaacgaattttaatcaaataaaaggAGTACAATGATTCTCCGTGAGAATATAAAAGAAGATAACGTCGACAGCgaattaatattgaaatacaGCCAGCTCTTCGGCAAGTGTTGTATTTATCTTACTGATATTTAGTGGATATATAATCGATATCAAGAAACATCTAAGCTGAACGATTATTAATTCTACACTTGGTCGGTTATTATAACATGGTGTCTCTTTTTGTAGATTAACGtagttttatatataatactttCCAGAACTACTTTTGCTCGGTAGGGCTAAACTCGGTCTTACGTTCACGCACCTCGCGACTTAATTAACAAATGTGACAGACGTGGCTTCTTGGGCCTGAGAGTCCGAGAGTCTGCAGCTGCAACTAAGATGTATAGCAATCAGCCAATGAGGTGAGAGAGCGACCTCCTGGTGCCGCTTTAGATGGTCAGCGTTACTCTGGAGTGCGACTcaagtgtaaaaatattaGCACGTCTTATCTTAATGTAATTTTCGCATATTTCGTATATTACTGtttactaattgtaagtaatccattttaattttatggaTATAATGTGAGCGATTCATCCTAATTGTTGATGAGATATTCAGgttaaaaagagagaaatttcttATGTTGAGCTTCCTTACGTCCAGTTCAGCGTTTCTTAGCTCACAATCAGATCTTGATACCGGTTAATCTGATATTTTATAAAACCTAATATACCTTGGACCGTACGCAACTTTTTCTAGAAGGCTAGGGGTGGAAATCTTTGGTATGGGAATATAAGAATGAAATAATGTATGGTGTGATAAATGTCACTTAAGTGGCTAGAGAATAACGCTCGATTGTTTTACTTAAAATAAGAgtttttataaattgacgTCGGGACGTAACAAATTCCAGTTTGTTCGCCGCGTTGTTTCGAGTCGTCGCGCGTCGTGACGTCCTATCAGATTTTTTCGACTTCCTGACACCAGAGTTGAAAACTAGATTTCATAGTCACATGACAGTGGGTCATagataaattcatttttaatctgTGCGGCCGTGTAACTTCAGGTCTATTTATGTTCAAGAACTTCGCAGCTGCAATCTCGAAaccttcgtaatttcaacactTGGAAAACTTACATAATTTAGATTGATGAGATTCCTTATAcaacgataaaataaaaatcgggATCGATTTGTAACGATTTTATATTGCTACAAGGTTTGCACGCACGTTgttatctgaaaatttttggaacaggtgaaaaatcagtttgtgtAGATCGCTTGGTTTGGTGCTAGCTTTAATgcgaaatttgtttgtttaaaattttattcgatacaCGTACGGCTCCTTAAACAATTACTGTTAGTTATAGAACCATAGCAAGGTACTTAACTTAATTTATAGAAAGTCTTTcgtatttcataaatttaagGGTAATGAGATAGTTTTCATATGTGGCACAGTGCGTTTCTCATAACGCCGGATACCATACATCGAAAATTCGTTTCAGTATCATAAAGGTGGGTAAAACATAAAATCACGGTATCGCAAGAATCGGACATTCTTAAAACCACGATATGACACAATATCACCTTTATCTTTCCCTCCAAATTGAAAGGTATTAATACAAGTACAATACCTTAGACAAAGTGGAATTAATATAGTGACGTAAAGGCCATCGGTGTAAACAGCTCTCCTATTAACTGTTCGTACCAGATGGAAAGAGGGAGAGGGTCGGAAACACGATTTAGAGAGGGACTAATTTAGATTATCGTCGAAGTTGATCTTGAATTTCGCTGAGCGAACGTCCTTTTGTTTCAGGAATCATTAGCACCGTGAAAATTATACCTACAGCGGAGCAAGCTGCGAAAACGTAAAACGCTATGTGAATACCATAAGAATCCATTATGACTTGGTAGAATTTGGTCACGCAAATTCCCGCCACACAGAGGTAGATGGCACCGATGGTGATTGCGAAAGCTTTCACCTCGCACGGAAAAACTTCTGTGCTCACTGCCATTGGAACGGTTCCTAATCCAATCGCGTAGCCGATTAAATAGCCAACCATTGCTACGACCGGAAGCCATGAAACTCCCGTGAGGTCAGAACCGACAGCTCGAAGTTGAAAGTACAAGGCCTCAGCTGAAAGGAAAGGAAGGTCAGTGAGTATGGAATATCACTAAGACGTGCAGATATCGAATATGGAATGGACGTATCAATTCCGGTATGCTGATTAAGATCTTAATAGGTGATAAAGGACTCGAGGGCTGACACTTATCGCTATTcagaaacatttcaaaataatgCGCATCGCACTGGTGTAATAATGTGTTGAATGGAGTGAAATTTATGTAACGAATGTAATGGAGAAAAATCCTATTGATGAATGAATGAGAGGAtaacttcaagtttcaccaataatttttactctcCGCAAGCTGTGCTTGGGCTTCGCACATTCGAATAAAGCCCATCGAGAATTCGAAAGAACGACTGGTATTACTAGTACCGAAGAAATACTGTGGAAACTCTTTGAAATCGATAGAACCTCCGTCTACAGAAAAGAAGATACCTTCACTTATATTGACTCACCCAATAAAAAAACTGAGCAGAGTGACATGGAGGTGATGAGCAAAGGTTTTCTCCCTGTTTTATCCGTTAAAAATAATGCCAAAACGCCAAACACAAGTTGAACGACCCCCGTTATGATGACGGAGACGCTGGAACTGATCCCGGAATCAACTTCATCGAAGATGATGGTTGAGTAAGCCAATATTGCTGTTGTACCAGAAAACTGTTGAAAAGTCAGCAACCCAATGACGATACCCATCGCCTgcgtgttaaaaaaatgtgaaattatttgtcaaaatttgttCCCAGACACTTAATGTTAGTCGCTTTGCAACACCGAGCCGTCAAACGCACGCACAGATTTGTGCGAGAATAACCGACCTTTCGATTGCTCCTGACGGTGAACAGTTCCAGCATGGTTCTCACGCTGTTACTCTCGATCGAtacgtttttttcaatacttctAGCTTCCTCGAGAATGTCGGGGGTTCCTCTGAGCCAAATCAGACTCTTTTCGGTCCTGAAGGGGCTATTTTTTATGGCATAGTAATACGGAGACTCGGGTATCCAGACAAAAGTCACGACGTAAAGAATCGGTATAACAGCTCCAGCTGCTGCGAGGGTGGTTCTGTTGACCCAGGGACCAATCGCGTACGCCACGAGGGAGCCGGTATTCTGCATTACGGTTATCAGAATTCCGAAACCCCCGCGCACCCTGTCCTCGGCGATCTCACCCATGTACATAGGAATAGCTGTGAAGATTATCCCGAGGCCGAAACCGGCGATGAACCTACGTCGAAGAATCAGACGTGAGTAGGTACGTGCGGTTTAACCGATCGAGaacaatttgtatttttttttactttcagaaTACTTACCGAGCGACGTACAGCCACAAGTAATTCATTGCGAAAGCAATCAGCAGACACGCGATGAACAAGGGCGCCGAGGTTACCAGAAGCGACATTTTCCTACCCCACCTGTCCACTATTGGAACGCCAACGATCGATCCAAAGATGCTACCGACGTACATAAAACTAGCGATCCATGATCCTTGGTCAGATGTGACCTCGATGTCCGAGTCCTCGGCTTGCAATTTGGCCAAAGATGGTGATGACCATCCGGTGTGAAACCCGACTGATACCAGGATCAGTGAGCCTGTAATCGCAAAGAGATAAGGTAGACGTTGATTAGTAAATGAACAATTGTGTCTGAAACGAGCGAACGGCTGGATGCTGGAACTAATCGGCTCACGAAACGAAAGATTTCGTATGTGACAATAATTGCGACGAggtgtttgaatattttaatgGGAATTCTTTGCGTGTGTGAACTAATATAGAGGACGGTAATCCtcggagtaaaaaatttaaggatATAGGTATTTTATAgaacgtataaaataaattatttttatctcactTGTTATGGCAGCCAATATTTGTGGAGAGGTCTTGGTGCTCTTCATGGTTACTATTTGTTCAACGAAAACTATTGCGCAATTAAGATCACCGGTATACGAGGGTTGGCCGGAGACTGCTGATATGGCAACTGAAGATCGTAGTTCACCTTGATTTCAAAGGTTGATTCTAAGGTAGAAAGAAAACAAGAGCTTTTTGGATGAACGAAGTAATAATCTCTGATTAAGAGGACATATCGATGAAACTctataatattttgatttgCCTGAAAGTCAACCTCATTACCAAAGAATGGTTTCCACCCAGTTTCAATCAATTATGTTTCACACGTCTACagaaatcatttaaaaaactTCAAATAGTCGCGTTTTTCAAAGAGATTATTGCAATGCAATTGTAGTCTTAAAAATATCCACGGAAATCACGATCCGACAATTTACTACCTAATTGTGCCGGTAATTGGCAATTGACAATTTTCGCGCAAACTTTgtgaatttaaattaattgtcGATTGCGAATTATTGGCACAATTCAGTGATAACGTATCGGATAGCAATTGCTATATCAAGTTGTGTTCTCTGCTCTCCTCCGATAaccgtgaaattgaaaaaaaaaaaaaaaatcgcgtgaCAAGAATTGTACAAGGTACAAGGAGCTCTTTGAATAACATCACTTTTGACATGATTTTGAATAACATCTGGACACATTGTGAAAAACAGTTGATTCAAATTAGGTAAAAACCATTTGTATTACGAAGATTTATTGtgtaaatcgaaaaattatagagtTTCATTGATGtgtctgaaataaaaaaatgttaatattgAACGCTATTCAGATATCGTTGGATTTTACTTTTGAAAGCGTATTTTATACCTGGTAGTCATTTTAATGGTGACAACTTAATTTCACTAAGCAACTCCCGGTCGTAGAACAAAACATATTTCCGATTTTTACTGTGGTTTAGGTGAATTTTGAACGACATTCACATGCGGATATGAGAAAATCTCGACGGTCTGAACATCCCGAGTTCACGCAGTCGAATGAATGCGCAATCTGCGATGGTCGCCTTTTCTGGGTGGATTTGTACTTTTTTACCGATAAGATATGGATTCATTGCAGTCTGTACCGCAAGCAAATCTTGACGATCAGACACTTCAAGTTTTGGTTCCACGTCTAGCTTAAAACGGTTACCCAACTCAATACGCTCATCAGCCATTGGGTATTACACAGAGCTAGAATATAGTGTACGTATCTTACTACAAATCGAGAAATGGAATTAACCCACTTGACAAAAAGTGATATCGAACGAAGGGTTGCGTCGAGTTGCGCAACATCCTGATACAAAAAGTGTATTTAATCGCTAGTTTTGCGATTAACGTAACCCTCGCTGTCGTGTAACGCGATTCTCTCTTTTGAGTGTCGTAATTCAAAGTGTCAGTTTTCATCTCAATGACACAAGTACGGTACTATTTATAGAAGCCTGTCAAATAATTCGAGTGATCAGATTGCGAATGCTGTATCCTATTcgcacactgagaaaaaaatcataattatcGTAACAAAAGTCAGTTTCCACGAACGGTCAGAGACTTCGATTTCAGATTTCATCTTCGATGATGCCTGTAAATCATGCTGTAAGGCAGgcgtaccagttattgaccttTCTGGTTTTATCTGTTCGATCCTGAGTTctaaaattactaaaaaaataaatttgcagtGTCTAACCCACCAGCAATTGGTTTTAGccatcgagaaattcacaatttctgTCGTCAATTTATAATCTTGGAAATGAAAAGTGTCAATCATTGGGTCTAAGCGTGTCAATAATTGATACACTTACCTTAGTTCGCTTGGCAACTGACCTCCGGTTCTGTTAGGATGAAGTGTTATACAACCTAAGTCTACATTACGGTACAACCGCTTAAATTGATAACATGGTTTTTGCAGACCCATCGTACAGCTACAGTTTTATTGACGTCAAATATATCGCCACTTAATCAGAAGTAAAGAGCCTCAgctgtaaaaagaaaaagtgtcATAAAGAGAGACTAATGCCATGAAGTACTACGTATGCCTTTGATCAATGGCCGAAGTACAACTTCAAGATCAGAGCGTTCGTGCAACACGTACTTGCCGATAAATGTAGATCATCTGACCTAAAATAGGTAGTGACGTTTTATCGAGTTAGCCAATCGATGATTACCTTAGGATAATCGTAATTTAACAAGCCTTATAATTGCTTCCAATTATTACACTTCCCTATCGTACCAGTCAAGAACACTCAGAAGAACGGAAGacgttcattttatttttaatgaacttGGTACGATCGGCGACTGCCGATCTATAAGCCTACTCTATAAGCATAAATCCAAAGTGAATAACTCTCACCCTCTACGATCTTGCAGGGGGTCATGAAAGTGACCGAGCTCAAAACGTTGAATCCTAGCGTAGATCGATAAACTTCATGGAATGGATCGCcctgtatttttttctgtttaaaatattaattccATATGTTTAGTGGATATTTAggcagtttgaaattttggaattgaAAACTTGACCAGTACAAGACGAAAGGTAAAAGAtgaattgcgaaaatattcgGACGATAGGCGCCAACAAGAATCCGgatgtaatttataattgtgGAAAGTTCAGGGGATCGGTCGTGATGTTAAACATTCGGAATACAGATTTAAGATTTACAGACGGATTATAATCGTCGATCCAAGCATGTATGCGCACTGAACGCATCGAGATAATACGTACCGTTATACATCGAAACGTTTACGAAAAACCTAAAGAACAAGATCGAGAAGATGATTATAAATCTTTTAACAACCAAAGAGGAGACAATCGTATCAGACAAAGAAAAGATCAAATTGCAGTCAGTAATATCGTTGTTTATGACTGGGATCGCGTGTTTCGGTATCGTTGAGATGAATGATAACACGGCGAAcgtaaaaaatgatataaaaaaatggatgtaCCATGTTGAGAATCTGATcgaagattattttttatatacagaCATCAACGAAAGCTGTCTGATTAATATTATAGCCGCAAGTCTGACGCTAAtatcattataaaattcatatctATGATACATCGGGAAATTCCAAGTTTGGAAATGCAGTTGACCAATAatggtagaaatttttcaagcacGCGTAATTAGCTAGACAAACTAGGCTGTTTGTTGAATGTGCTGAAGAATTTCAAACCGTGGGAATGAATTTTGTGGCACATAAATCTCGTACATTGATTCCATTTTCCTATGTTATGTAAGATTTCATTTCAAGCGAGTATTGAATACTGGTATtacatctgaaaaaaatactatcgAGCTTATTGCACATATTGACGACGATAATCGCACTTTAATCTGCTCGTCTATCCGATGAAGGATTGGCTTGATACGTTATTCAATTGCCAGATGGTTGGAGTTAAAATCAAGTAGCAGGTACACTGAAATGCATAAATACCTCAATCTTTCAGCTAATTTCttttcggtccgaaacaaGCTACGAGTTCAATTCTATATAAATTATGTGACTATGACTATAGTAGCACAATCCGCATAGAATCGAAGtcgcatttttatttcagacagAAAACAAGTTGGTCGTACTTACTTTTCTGGTTTTCTTCACTCTTCTGGCCGTCTGcaagaattgaatttttgttttttttggaTCAAATTGACTGATTTGATTGAATCAAtaggtgatggaaagatttTATCTgttcgtgaatttttattgtaattgtcATGACACACAACAACTTTGCGATTCACGATGTTCTTtcgcaaaaattattatctccgTTTTGAATATATTGTTGTTAAATTTCTATATTTCGCAAATCTTATTTTGTAACTTTCGTCGGTATGTCAAAGCAACTCTtggacaattttcaaaactcccCGGAATAAGCGGggtattatcatttttagacAGCTTGGTAGTCAGTCATTGTCCGACAACAACCTGACTTGACTCTTGTTGCAGTTAGGCTTAATGTTTCCAGACTTATCGTGCGTGTGGGCgacttcattattttttttccaattggcattatttaattttttatcatttcgtaCAAAGATTACGGTTTTATCTCAGGATTGATCAGAGACAATTATTACGACAATGTACGTACCTAAGTATAGTCTTAAACCTGAGACTAAATTATATTTACGATCAAGAGTTCCAATGATTAGATACATAATCAAAGGCAGTGATTCTTTAACAGGTCAAATACTGTATTACAACTGTATTGTGTCTCGATCGACGATCAACCGTAACAAAGCTCTTACATCTTGAGATTGTTATAAAATTCGACCTCTGTAAGAAACGATTATTGTAGCGACTGCCTTTACAGAACCCAGACAGTACAACGAATGATATATGATCCCAGTCGATTGAATATGTCACGATTTATCCAACGATCGTCACAATCGGGAACCAGGCGATAGTCACTCAGACTttgtatgtataggtatgcaaCCTTTTTTATTCAGATGTTGTGTTTATAGGTTGTATCGAAATGGGAGTAATTTAGTCTTTACTCATTGGCAACATCGATAGAATTAGAAATTCCAAGACTTTGAGTAAACACTTTGAGATGAGATTGAAAGGCGAGAATGGTACCGTGATCGATCAATTCAACACACATCGTTCCGACGAATAGCTTGTACGTATTTCGGTTTAACGGCGTGTTTATGTATTTAATATGGTCATTAATGCCGAAGACAGcaactaattttttacatattaaaatattttgagaaaGCATTCTTATGTTATGTTGAGTATAAGATATGTTAAGTGGAGAACTTCGTGACAAAGAAACGTCGTGGAGGTAGAGAAGAAGCCAGAGCTCCCTTTCGAATTTCGTTGTCGCCCACACTTGAAGGGTCGCACGGTAAAACGATCCAAGTGCCCAAGTATCAAAAACTcctttgtttttcttgaaaaatt
The Neodiprion fabricii isolate iyNeoFabr1 chromosome 5, iyNeoFabr1.1, whole genome shotgun sequence genome window above contains:
- the LOC124181923 gene encoding facilitated trehalose transporter Tret1-2 homolog, translating into MKSTKTSPQILAAITSSLILVSVGFHTGWSSPSLAKLQAEDSDIEVTSDQGSWIASFMYVGSIFGSIVGVPIVDRWGRKMSLLVTSAPLFIACLLIAFAMNYLWLYVARFIAGFGLGIIFTAIPMYMGEIAEDRVRGGFGILITVMQNTGSLVAYAIGPWVNRTTLAAAGAVIPILYVVTFVWIPESPYYYAIKNSPFRTEKSLIWLRGTPDILEEARSIEKNVSIESNSVRTMLELFTVRSNRKAMGIVIGLLTFQQFSGTTAILAYSTIIFDEVDSGISSSVSVIITGVVQLVFGVLALFLTDKTGRKPLLITSMSLCSVFLLAEALYFQLRAVGSDLTGVSWLPVVAMVGYLIGYAIGLGTVPMAVSTEVFPCEVKAFAITIGAIYLCVAGICVTKFYQVIMDSYGIHIAFYVFAACSAVGIIFTVLMIPETKGRSLSEIQDQLRR